A region of Nitrospinota bacterium DNA encodes the following proteins:
- the flhF gene encoding flagellar biosynthesis protein FlhF gives MMQVKRYEAVDMGEALKLIKNDLGPNAVILSTRTVKKGSSAFGLFGRPVIEVTAALAQQPAEEAPHKPVRQGRYRAQDPVAETKNMIETTVAVMEPLLEGIDDIRRNLSKISAKEETPEKTAERIEDDVRELKSMISYLMDQAEVEKEQGLGRSYLSLLRIMKDRGVASEYALALLDEIREKSEGHGEPDLKTLLSVTANRMKDTLILGGWINGPGNGGGSPRVVSLVGPTGVGKTTTVAKIAARLTMEGAKVGLATIDTFRIAAVEQLKIYAKILNIPLEVILTPQDLGRTLHMYSSMDVVLIDTAGRSQRDLEQIDELKKFYDMNPAVDARLVLSAGASEKQNSEAIRNFSALPVSGLIFTKLDEAGQLGTVFNQHVRTGLPISYFTTGQRVPEDIEEATAKRLINGIFAG, from the coding sequence ATGATGCAGGTTAAACGATACGAAGCGGTGGACATGGGCGAGGCCCTCAAGTTGATAAAGAACGACCTGGGGCCCAACGCGGTGATCCTTTCCACCCGCACGGTGAAAAAAGGGTCGTCGGCTTTTGGCCTGTTCGGAAGGCCCGTTATCGAGGTTACTGCGGCCCTGGCCCAACAGCCCGCCGAGGAGGCGCCACATAAACCCGTCCGCCAAGGCAGATACCGCGCACAAGACCCGGTGGCGGAAACAAAAAACATGATAGAGACCACCGTGGCCGTTATGGAGCCGCTGTTGGAGGGGATAGACGATATCCGGAGAAACCTTTCGAAAATCTCCGCAAAAGAGGAAACCCCCGAAAAGACCGCCGAACGGATAGAAGACGATGTGCGGGAGCTTAAATCCATGATCTCCTATCTCATGGATCAGGCGGAAGTGGAAAAGGAACAGGGGTTAGGCAGAAGTTACCTTTCCCTGCTGAGGATAATGAAAGACCGGGGTGTGGCGTCAGAATATGCGCTGGCCCTGCTGGACGAGATCCGGGAGAAATCCGAAGGGCATGGCGAACCGGATTTGAAGACCCTTCTTTCGGTCACCGCCAACAGGATGAAAGACACGCTTATATTGGGCGGGTGGATAAACGGTCCCGGCAATGGTGGCGGATCGCCCAGGGTTGTTTCGTTAGTAGGGCCCACCGGTGTGGGAAAAACAACCACCGTCGCAAAGATAGCCGCCCGGCTGACCATGGAAGGTGCCAAGGTTGGTCTTGCCACCATAGACACTTTCAGGATCGCCGCGGTGGAGCAGTTGAAGATTTACGCGAAAATCCTCAACATACCCCTTGAAGTAATTTTGACGCCCCAGGATTTGGGCCGGACTTTGCATATGTACAGCTCCATGGACGTGGTGCTGATAGACACCGCAGGCAGGTCTCAAAGGGATTTGGAGCAGATAGACGAATTGAAAAAGTTTTATGACATGAATCCGGCGGTGGACGCCCGGCTGGTTTTATCCGCCGGGGCTTCGGAGAAACAGAACAGCGAGGCCATCAGGAATTTCTCGGCCTTGCCGGTGTCTGGCCTTATCTTCACAAAACTGGACGAAGCGGGCCAGCTGGGAACCGTGTTCAACCAGCATGTGCGCACCGGGTTGCCCATATCGTATTTCACCACGGGCCAGCGCGTGCCCGAGGACATAGAAGAAGCAACGGCCAAGAGGCTGATTAACGGCATATTCGCAGGGTAG
- the flhA gene encoding flagellar biosynthesis protein FlhA, with product MAIAAPIRLEGVSKYADIGLAILVIGILTVMVIPLPAVLLDILLSMSITISIVILLVTLYIRSPLELAVFPSLLLITTIYRLSLNVATTRRILLHGSEGSDAAGRVIEAFGQFVVGGNYVVGTVVFVILVIINYKVITQGATRTSEVAARFTLDAMPGKQMSIDADLNAGLITEIEARTRRKNLEEEASFYGAMDGALKFVRGDAVAGIIIAVVNIVAGFAIGVLQQDMPVAEAAGVYTILTIGDGLVAQLPTLLISTASGIIVTRAIGSSNLGKELTDQLLVNHRVYGIAAGFLTFMALVPGMPTLSFMVLGAGAGALSYILYQAEASAKEHEVSEAEKAAAAPTPEKVEALLPLDTLELEIGYELIPLVDQAQDGELLERIKSLRRQFALEMGIIVPPMHIRDNLQLKSNEYSILIKGVEVARGELWMNHFLAIDPGTGVQKVPGIETRDPTFGLPALWVAEANRERARIAGYTVVDTATVITTHIKELIRQHSYELLGRQETQGLIDTFKETHPKVVEELIPGQLSLGQTQKVLQNLLREQVSVRDLHTILETLADFASMTKDTDVLTEYVRASLGRQICRSLKQADGSLYVMTLDPQVEEAVVKSIKVTEHGSYLALDPRMAQKIIDAIRENINKFDMMGASPVLLTGPGARLHMKRMTERFISNLAVLSHNEISMDVKLQNLMVIKV from the coding sequence ATGGCGATAGCGGCCCCCATTAGGCTTGAAGGGGTTTCAAAGTACGCGGACATAGGGCTTGCAATCCTTGTGATCGGCATACTTACGGTAATGGTGATACCTTTGCCGGCCGTTTTGCTGGACATTTTGTTATCCATGTCCATCACCATCTCGATAGTTATCCTGTTAGTCACCCTTTATATACGGAGCCCGCTGGAACTGGCGGTGTTCCCTTCACTGTTGCTTATCACCACCATTTACCGGTTGTCGCTGAACGTGGCCACCACCCGGCGGATATTGCTTCACGGCAGTGAAGGCTCCGACGCGGCCGGACGGGTCATCGAGGCTTTCGGCCAGTTTGTGGTGGGGGGCAACTATGTGGTGGGAACCGTGGTGTTCGTAATATTGGTGATCATCAATTACAAGGTTATCACCCAGGGCGCCACCCGCACCTCGGAAGTGGCGGCCAGGTTCACCCTGGACGCCATGCCTGGCAAACAGATGAGCATAGACGCCGATTTGAACGCAGGGCTCATCACCGAAATCGAGGCCAGGACCAGGCGCAAGAACCTGGAAGAAGAAGCGAGTTTCTACGGGGCCATGGACGGCGCGCTGAAGTTCGTGCGCGGCGACGCCGTGGCCGGTATCATCATAGCCGTTGTGAACATAGTGGCCGGTTTCGCCATTGGCGTGCTCCAGCAGGACATGCCCGTGGCCGAGGCGGCGGGGGTTTACACCATCCTCACCATCGGTGATGGTCTGGTGGCCCAGCTACCCACGTTGCTCATATCCACGGCGTCGGGCATCATAGTGACCCGCGCTATCGGATCCTCCAACCTTGGTAAAGAATTAACCGACCAGTTGCTGGTGAACCACCGGGTTTACGGCATCGCCGCCGGGTTCCTTACGTTCATGGCTTTGGTGCCCGGCATGCCCACCCTGTCCTTCATGGTGCTGGGCGCCGGGGCTGGCGCGCTGTCTTACATCCTATACCAGGCCGAGGCCTCCGCCAAGGAGCATGAGGTATCGGAAGCGGAAAAAGCCGCCGCGGCTCCCACGCCGGAGAAAGTGGAAGCCCTTCTGCCGTTGGACACGCTGGAGCTGGAGATAGGTTACGAACTTATTCCGCTGGTGGATCAGGCCCAGGATGGCGAACTGCTGGAACGGATAAAATCCCTGCGCCGCCAATTTGCGCTGGAGATGGGCATCATAGTGCCCCCAATGCATATCCGCGACAATTTACAGCTCAAGTCCAACGAGTATTCCATTCTTATAAAGGGTGTGGAAGTGGCCCGGGGTGAGTTGTGGATGAACCATTTCCTGGCCATAGATCCGGGCACGGGCGTGCAGAAAGTGCCTGGGATAGAGACTCGCGACCCCACCTTCGGCCTGCCCGCCCTGTGGGTCGCCGAGGCCAACCGTGAGCGCGCCCGCATAGCCGGTTACACCGTGGTGGATACGGCCACCGTTATCACCACGCACATAAAAGAGCTTATCCGCCAGCACTCTTACGAGCTGTTGGGCAGGCAGGAAACGCAGGGGCTGATAGACACCTTCAAGGAAACCCATCCGAAAGTGGTGGAGGAGCTTATACCCGGCCAGCTTTCGCTGGGCCAGACCCAGAAAGTGCTCCAGAACCTCCTGCGCGAGCAGGTATCCGTGCGCGACCTGCACACGATACTGGAGACACTGGCGGATTTCGCATCCATGACAAAGGACACCGATGTGCTCACCGAGTACGTTCGGGCGTCGCTGGGAAGGCAGATATGCCGCTCTTTGAAACAGGCGGATGGCTCTTTATATGTGATGACGCTGGACCCCCAGGTGGAAGAGGCGGTTGTGAAGTCCATAAAAGTCACCGAACATGGCTCTTACCTGGCGCTGGATCCGCGAATGGCCCAAAAGATAATAGACGCCATACGGGAGAACATAAACAAGTTCGACATGATGGGCGCCTCGCCGGTACTGCTCACGGGCCCCGGCGCCAGGCTCCACATGAAACGGATGACGGAACGGTTCATATCCAATCTGGCGGTGTTGTCCCACAACGAGATTTCGATGGACGTGAAGCTCCAGAACCTGATGGTGATAAAGGTCTGA
- the flhB gene encoding flagellar biosynthesis protein FlhB: MAEDKESKTEQPTERRITKTREKGQVAKSMDINTVLVLLSGLVFFSIFGMKFLEDIMALWREYFTAAASYPLTEDSSQQLLAITLEKLFFIMGPVLGVIALMGIAVNYWQNDGWLFSWEPIMPKFEKLNPITGWGRFMSMDGLMNLGKSLAKLFVIGLTVYLSLSGQWQAAPALMEMPVEQILQMIGDETFWLVIKVLAVMGILAGIDLYYQKYRYTDNLKMTKQEVIDERKDMEGDPRIKQRIRQKQFEMFRSRMMAQVPKAEVIITNPTHLSIALKYDRFNDVAPMVVAKGSGFLALKIREIAKENNIPIMEDKPLARTLFKSVEVGDAVPESLYKAVAEILAYVYRLKNKAMQYK, from the coding sequence ATGGCTGAGGATAAAGAGTCAAAAACAGAGCAACCTACCGAGCGGCGAATCACCAAGACCCGGGAGAAGGGACAGGTGGCCAAGAGCATGGACATCAACACCGTCCTTGTCCTTCTTTCGGGGCTGGTGTTCTTCAGCATATTCGGCATGAAGTTCCTGGAAGACATCATGGCCCTGTGGCGTGAATATTTCACAGCCGCGGCCTCCTACCCACTCACCGAGGATTCATCCCAGCAACTTCTGGCCATCACGCTGGAGAAACTGTTTTTCATAATGGGGCCGGTGCTTGGGGTTATAGCCCTTATGGGTATAGCCGTCAACTATTGGCAGAACGACGGGTGGCTCTTCAGCTGGGAGCCGATAATGCCCAAATTCGAAAAGCTAAACCCCATAACCGGCTGGGGAAGGTTTATGAGCATGGACGGGCTCATGAACCTGGGCAAATCGCTGGCCAAGCTTTTTGTTATCGGTCTTACGGTCTATCTGTCCCTATCCGGCCAATGGCAGGCGGCTCCGGCCCTGATGGAAATGCCCGTGGAGCAGATCCTCCAGATGATAGGCGATGAGACATTCTGGCTGGTGATAAAAGTGCTGGCCGTTATGGGAATTCTGGCTGGGATAGACCTTTATTACCAGAAATACCGTTACACCGATAACCTCAAGATGACCAAACAGGAAGTCATAGACGAGCGCAAGGACATGGAAGGCGACCCTAGGATAAAACAGCGCATCCGTCAGAAACAGTTCGAGATGTTCCGCTCCCGGATGATGGCCCAAGTGCCCAAGGCGGAAGTTATCATCACCAATCCCACCCATCTTTCCATCGCCCTCAAGTATGACCGGTTCAACGACGTGGCCCCGATGGTTGTGGCCAAAGGCTCCGGATTCCTTGCCCTGAAAATCCGGGAGATAGCCAAGGAAAACAACATTCCCATCATGGAGGACAAGCCATTGGCACGGACATTGTTTAAGAGTGTAGAGGTAGGGGACGCGGTCCCCGAATCGCTATATAAGGCGGTGGCCGAAATACTGGCGTATGTGTACCGGTTAAAGAATAAGGCCATGCAATACAAATAA
- the fliR gene encoding flagellar biosynthetic protein FliR, which produces MPDLFPLRLELFEAYLLIFTRVSAMVAFMPVIGGAGVPSRVKVALSALMAGVIFPFVDAGPVNMEDDSLVLILMVAGEAMIGMATAFFINLILSAIQLAGSFIDFQVGFGIVNVVDPATGAQVSVTTQLLNITTMLLFLSLNAHHYILSGMADSFAILPLGGFHGGQGVAEIMIDGMKAVFVASAQIAAPVTVTLLIQQAAMGLMARTVPQLNIFAVGFPFTITIGLLTIVFTMPAFSIYLEKMFAGMIARMPALFTAML; this is translated from the coding sequence ATGCCCGATCTGTTCCCTTTAAGGCTGGAGCTTTTCGAGGCGTACCTCCTGATATTCACCCGCGTTTCGGCCATGGTGGCCTTCATGCCGGTAATCGGCGGCGCCGGTGTCCCATCCAGGGTGAAAGTGGCCCTTTCGGCCCTCATGGCGGGGGTTATATTCCCGTTTGTGGACGCCGGCCCGGTGAATATGGAAGACGACTCGCTGGTTCTTATCCTGATGGTGGCCGGTGAGGCCATGATAGGCATGGCCACGGCTTTTTTTATAAACCTTATCCTGTCGGCCATCCAGCTGGCGGGCAGTTTTATAGATTTCCAGGTGGGGTTCGGCATAGTTAACGTGGTGGATCCCGCCACCGGCGCCCAGGTATCCGTTACCACCCAGCTTCTAAACATCACCACCATGTTGCTGTTCCTGTCGCTCAACGCCCACCATTACATATTGAGCGGGATGGCCGACAGTTTCGCCATATTACCCTTGGGCGGGTTCCACGGCGGGCAGGGCGTGGCGGAAATAATGATAGACGGTATGAAAGCGGTGTTCGTGGCCTCGGCGCAGATAGCCGCCCCAGTCACCGTGACCCTGCTGATCCAGCAGGCGGCCATGGGGCTTATGGCGCGCACAGTGCCCCAGCTGAACATCTTCGCCGTGGGCTTCCCTTTCACCATCACCATAGGGTTGCTCACCATTGTTTTCACCATGCCCGCGTTCAGCATTTACCTGGAAAAAATGTTCGCCGGGATGATAGCCCGGATGCCCGCGCTGTTCACGGCCATGCTATAA
- the fliQ gene encoding flagellar biosynthesis protein FliQ, producing the protein MTPDFVVSFSAEALKVSLIIAAPMLGFGLVIGVIVSMFQAVTSIQEMTLTFIPKILAVMASILIFFPWMIELMVSFTANIIINIPEYIR; encoded by the coding sequence ATAACGCCGGATTTCGTGGTCAGCTTCTCGGCGGAGGCGTTGAAGGTGTCGCTGATAATCGCCGCGCCGATGCTGGGGTTCGGCCTTGTGATAGGCGTGATAGTGTCCATGTTCCAGGCGGTGACCTCCATCCAGGAGATGACCCTCACCTTCATCCCCAAAATACTGGCGGTGATGGCCTCCATCCTCATCTTCTTTCCGTGGATGATAGAGCTAATGGTAAGTTTCACCGCCAACATCATCATAAACATCCCCGAATACATACGGTGA
- the fliP gene encoding flagellar type III secretion system pore protein FliP (The bacterial flagellar biogenesis protein FliP forms a type III secretion system (T3SS)-type pore required for flagellar assembly.), which translates to MNIKAGYLKIALLAMLGVAVFTATAHAQGGGLPTLNISMGETENAGQIATGLKIMILLTVLSVAPSIFITMTSFVRIIVVMHFLRQALGTQTAPPNQVIAGLAIFMTIFIMQPVFSKVYNDAFLPLSQEKIAPEVAYEKAVEPMREFMLNQTREKDLALFVEMARLEAPQTIEDVPTYVVIPAFIISEMRTSFTIGFLIYIPFLVLDMVIASVLMSMGMMMLPPVMISMPFKLMLFVLVDGWYLIAGSLMKSFTI; encoded by the coding sequence ATGAACATAAAAGCCGGTTATCTGAAAATAGCCCTTCTGGCCATGCTGGGGGTAGCGGTGTTCACCGCCACGGCCCATGCCCAGGGGGGCGGCTTGCCCACGCTGAACATCTCCATGGGCGAGACGGAGAACGCGGGCCAGATAGCCACCGGGCTTAAGATAATGATCCTGCTCACGGTGCTTTCCGTGGCGCCGTCCATATTCATCACCATGACCTCGTTTGTGCGGATAATCGTGGTGATGCATTTCCTCCGGCAGGCGCTGGGCACCCAGACCGCCCCGCCAAACCAGGTGATAGCCGGGCTGGCCATATTCATGACCATCTTCATCATGCAACCGGTTTTCTCCAAGGTGTATAACGACGCGTTCCTCCCCCTTTCGCAGGAGAAGATAGCGCCGGAAGTGGCTTACGAAAAAGCGGTGGAGCCCATGCGGGAGTTCATGCTGAACCAGACCCGTGAAAAGGACCTGGCGCTGTTCGTGGAGATGGCCCGGCTGGAGGCGCCCCAAACCATTGAAGACGTGCCCACATACGTGGTTATCCCGGCGTTCATCATTTCCGAGATGCGCACCTCGTTCACCATAGGGTTTCTTATTTACATACCATTCCTTGTGCTGGACATGGTGATAGCCTCGGTGCTCATGTCCATGGGCATGATGATGTTGCCGCCGGTGATGATCTCCATGCCGTTCAAGCTGATGCTCTTTGTGCTGGTGGACGGCTGGTATCTCATCGCCGGGTCGCTGATGAAAAGTTTCACGATATAA
- a CDS encoding flagellar biosynthetic protein FliO codes for MKKFLILAMAAMGVLTWARPAHSAWDSGKLNRLESIEIEHEDGSANVNLKFAREWNKRPRPVFYKKSIQMDIEGAFITPARREFKLNDGGLAYATANQINPTTVRVRLFTSEDSRSFADTWGGSTAGKAMILSLNKSVGKSQPDPKAEAKERSIEKPAPEKPAPVKTVAVEEPTESEQAKPQVDLPALAAETPKEESKTAPADGERTFSFLAKPVHAATTEKAPDEASKGGARKLIAYEAPKAPEAPSMQMMALKMVGSLALVLSLVFALSWLAKKYMGKINGVFGGGNVVKVLATGSIGMKKQIAVVDVAGEVIILGIAGDNITMLTHVDNQDNADRLRRLGGPGQPSSGAGYATADFGDFTSQNKSGALKKALDALRIGRVRASAPVPPALLDDSDPLTFAGNLAGLREKAPMTAPKPAPKIEVRDEVSFSSPGAGREELLKRVTSAIRAKNGNLGIA; via the coding sequence GTGAAAAAGTTTTTGATTCTGGCGATGGCCGCCATGGGGGTTTTAACCTGGGCCCGGCCCGCCCATTCGGCGTGGGATTCGGGCAAGCTCAACAGGCTTGAGAGTATTGAGATAGAGCATGAGGATGGCTCCGCCAACGTAAACCTGAAGTTCGCCCGGGAGTGGAATAAAAGGCCCCGCCCCGTGTTCTATAAAAAGTCCATCCAGATGGACATCGAAGGGGCTTTCATTACCCCGGCCAGGCGGGAGTTCAAGCTGAACGACGGCGGCCTGGCTTACGCCACCGCCAACCAGATAAACCCTACCACGGTGCGGGTAAGGCTCTTCACCTCTGAAGATTCCCGGAGTTTCGCCGATACCTGGGGCGGATCCACCGCTGGCAAGGCCATGATACTGTCCCTTAACAAGAGCGTGGGCAAATCCCAGCCAGATCCGAAGGCCGAGGCGAAGGAACGCAGTATAGAGAAACCCGCGCCAGAAAAACCGGCGCCTGTTAAAACCGTTGCCGTGGAAGAGCCTACAGAGTCCGAACAGGCCAAGCCGCAGGTGGATCTGCCCGCGCTTGCCGCCGAGACCCCCAAAGAAGAGAGCAAAACGGCCCCGGCGGACGGTGAGCGGACATTCAGTTTTCTGGCCAAACCGGTCCATGCCGCTACCACTGAAAAGGCTCCCGATGAAGCCTCCAAAGGCGGCGCCAGGAAACTGATTGCCTACGAAGCCCCCAAGGCGCCCGAAGCGCCCAGCATGCAGATGATGGCGCTGAAAATGGTTGGTTCGCTGGCGCTGGTGTTGAGCCTGGTGTTCGCCCTGTCGTGGCTGGCTAAAAAGTACATGGGCAAGATAAACGGCGTGTTCGGCGGCGGCAACGTGGTGAAAGTGCTGGCCACTGGCTCCATCGGCATGAAGAAACAGATAGCCGTGGTGGACGTGGCTGGCGAGGTGATAATCCTGGGCATCGCCGGGGACAACATCACCATGCTCACACATGTGGACAACCAGGATAACGCCGACAGGCTTCGCAGGCTTGGCGGCCCCGGCCAGCCCTCTTCCGGCGCAGGTTACGCCACCGCCGACTTTGGCGATTTTACGTCACAGAATAAATCCGGAGCGTTGAAGAAGGCGCTGGACGCTTTGCGGATCGGAAGGGTGCGGGCCTCAGCGCCGGTGCCCCCCGCCCTGCTGGACGATAGCGACCCGCTGACATTCGCCGGGAACCTGGCCGGGCTAAGGGAAAAGGCGCCCATGACCGCGCCCAAACCCGCCCCCAAGATAGAAGTGCGGGACGAGGTATCTTTCTCATCCCCCGGCGCTGGCAGGGAAGAGCTTTTGAAGCGGGTAACTTCCGCCATCCGCGCCAAGAACGGAAACCTGGGCATAGCGTAA
- the fliN gene encoding flagellar motor switch protein FliN has protein sequence MLRDAATGKPVAAATPVMEAPPAPAPVAHAPAPATGHASELKRILDIQLQVTVELGHTKMLINDLLQLGQGSVIELTKLVGEPLDVLVNNKAVAKAEVVVVNEKFGIRITEVLSPQERIETLG, from the coding sequence ATGTTGCGCGACGCGGCCACAGGCAAGCCCGTGGCGGCCGCGACACCGGTGATGGAAGCGCCACCAGCTCCAGCCCCGGTGGCACATGCCCCTGCGCCCGCTACCGGGCACGCCTCGGAGCTTAAACGGATTCTGGACATCCAGCTTCAGGTTACCGTGGAGCTGGGCCATACAAAGATGCTTATAAACGACCTGCTTCAGCTGGGCCAGGGCTCTGTAATTGAGCTTACCAAGTTGGTGGGCGAGCCTTTGGACGTGCTGGTGAACAACAAAGCCGTGGCCAAGGCCGAGGTGGTGGTGGTGAACGAGAAGTTCGGCATCCGCATCACCGAAGTGTTGAGCCCGCAGGAGAGGATAGAAACGCTGGGTTGA
- the fliM gene encoding flagellar motor switch protein FliM has translation MSQVLSQEEVDALLRGVTDGEIETEVEYVADDSGIVPYDLTSQERIIRGRMPTLDIINQRFSRLFRNSLSSALRKVLDISAVSTDTVKFGEFIKSLPVPASLHIFKIDPLRGFALLVVESKLVFALVDTFFGGAGEAKMKIEGRDFTTIEQRMIKKVVHMVLEDLESAWKPVHGVKMSFVRSEVNPQFAAIVPPTDVVVVIMFEVELDQINGTMTVCLPYSTIEPIIAKLRAGFQSDQLEVDQAWIRRLRDRLSEAFVDVRVELGVTQITSREYLEMKAGDVITLDTDVDDEIDIRVEGITKFKGFPGVVKGNRAVRVAKLLPRAGSGKKQEIPTLESA, from the coding sequence ATGAGCCAGGTATTATCCCAAGAAGAAGTTGACGCGCTATTACGCGGCGTTACCGACGGCGAAATTGAGACCGAGGTTGAATATGTCGCCGATGACTCGGGGATAGTCCCTTACGACCTTACCAGCCAGGAGCGTATCATCCGTGGCAGGATGCCGACGCTGGACATTATAAATCAACGGTTTTCGCGTCTGTTCCGCAACTCGCTTTCTTCGGCGCTCCGCAAGGTGCTGGACATTTCGGCGGTATCCACCGACACGGTGAAGTTTGGCGAGTTCATAAAATCACTCCCAGTGCCCGCGTCTCTCCACATATTCAAGATAGACCCGTTGAGGGGATTTGCCTTGCTTGTGGTGGAGTCCAAGCTGGTGTTCGCGCTGGTGGACACATTCTTCGGCGGAGCCGGTGAAGCCAAGATGAAAATCGAAGGCCGGGATTTCACCACCATCGAGCAGAGGATGATCAAAAAAGTCGTACACATGGTTTTGGAGGACCTAGAGTCTGCCTGGAAACCGGTACATGGCGTTAAGATGAGCTTTGTGCGGTCCGAGGTGAACCCGCAATTCGCCGCGATAGTGCCCCCCACCGACGTGGTTGTGGTGATAATGTTCGAGGTGGAGCTGGACCAGATAAACGGCACCATGACTGTTTGCCTCCCCTACTCCACCATAGAGCCGATAATAGCCAAACTGCGCGCAGGGTTCCAGAGTGACCAGCTGGAGGTGGACCAGGCCTGGATCCGCAGATTGCGTGACAGGTTGTCCGAAGCCTTCGTGGACGTGCGGGTTGAGCTGGGCGTTACCCAGATAACCAGCAGGGAGTATCTGGAAATGAAGGCCGGCGACGTGATAACGTTGGACACCGACGTTGATGACGAGATAGATATCCGGGTGGAGGGGATAACAAAATTCAAAGGCTTTCCGGGCGTGGTGAAAGGGAACAGGGCCGTGAGGGTGGCAAAACTGCTTCCCAGGGCCGGTAGCGGCAAGAAACAGGAAATCCCCACGCTGGAATCTGCGTAA
- a CDS encoding flagellar basal body-associated FliL family protein: MADEAAPEGKSKKGLFIIIAVVLVLLLAGGGGAAYFFLAGKKAEEGGEGKEGKGEAGKEQGSIGEVVELPPFIVNLAGEESRYLKVVLVIQVSSVAVKDEVTNRAPQIKDAIITVLSSKEPSEILTVEGKYELKLELVKRINQTLTTGVAKELFFVEFVVQ, encoded by the coding sequence ATGGCCGATGAGGCGGCTCCGGAAGGTAAGAGCAAGAAAGGTCTGTTTATAATCATCGCCGTGGTTCTTGTGTTGCTGTTGGCCGGTGGTGGCGGCGCGGCATATTTCTTTTTAGCCGGGAAAAAGGCTGAAGAAGGCGGCGAGGGCAAAGAAGGAAAGGGTGAGGCAGGTAAAGAGCAAGGATCCATTGGCGAGGTGGTGGAACTGCCGCCTTTCATCGTTAATCTTGCCGGTGAGGAGAGCCGGTATTTAAAAGTTGTGCTGGTTATACAGGTTTCTTCCGTGGCGGTAAAAGATGAGGTAACCAACCGGGCGCCGCAGATTAAAGACGCCATAATCACCGTTCTTTCCAGCAAAGAACCCTCTGAAATCCTTACAGTGGAAGGCAAATACGAGCTGAAACTTGAACTTGTAAAACGGATAAACCAGACCTTGACCACGGGCGTGGCCAAGGAGCTTTTCTTCGTAGAGTTCGTGGTACAATAA
- a CDS encoding zinc dependent phospholipase C family protein: protein MAGTFTHWMVVEEALKKISATGLQPSLTDYKDFVLLGAVSPDLPYLTDALPNAVAKMHNWADRMHYEKIDGFIFTGFNKLSELFKPGSENYNVAMAWLFGYVAHVITDVVVHPVVNAIVGPYIFNSTEHRVCEMTQDVLVFAEINGGKDLSKEGYHLFIRNCSRAPKDNPYMNANQIRPAIKTLWSAILKENHLEDGEKNAKRLPKYLTSINPDTWFENYRNGIGTAQTPNFVTRHLLSAANLAYPLLSKMGAAERKKYYDVVSMPKGHKPEKFFDVVFTEAVDEVKNAWEKIYADLSGAKPGDKMKAGAYIRNWNLDLGVDMNDAYMW, encoded by the coding sequence ATGGCCGGGACATTTACGCACTGGATGGTTGTTGAGGAAGCGCTAAAGAAAATATCGGCTACTGGCCTTCAACCATCTCTCACCGACTACAAAGATTTCGTTTTGCTCGGCGCAGTAAGCCCGGACTTGCCTTACCTTACAGACGCATTGCCTAACGCTGTCGCCAAAATGCACAACTGGGCCGACCGGATGCATTACGAGAAAATAGACGGCTTTATTTTCACCGGCTTCAACAAGCTTTCAGAATTGTTCAAACCTGGCTCCGAAAATTACAATGTGGCAATGGCCTGGCTATTCGGTTATGTGGCGCATGTCATCACGGACGTGGTGGTTCACCCCGTTGTGAACGCAATAGTAGGCCCATATATTTTCAATTCCACCGAACACCGCGTGTGTGAGATGACACAGGATGTGCTGGTATTCGCCGAAATCAATGGCGGAAAGGATCTAAGCAAAGAGGGATATCATCTTTTCATCCGAAATTGTTCGCGAGCCCCAAAGGACAATCCGTATATGAACGCCAACCAAATAAGACCGGCTATAAAAACCTTGTGGAGCGCCATTCTTAAAGAAAACCATCTTGAGGATGGAGAAAAAAACGCCAAAAGATTGCCAAAGTATTTAACCTCCATTAATCCGGATACATGGTTTGAGAACTACAGGAATGGCATAGGAACGGCCCAAACTCCCAACTTTGTGACACGGCATCTGCTAAGCGCCGCCAACTTGGCCTATCCACTTTTGAGCAAAATGGGGGCCGCCGAAAGGAAAAAATATTACGATGTGGTCAGTATGCCCAAAGGACATAAACCCGAAAAGTTTTTTGATGTGGTTTTCACCGAAGCGGTTGATGAAGTGAAAAACGCATGGGAGAAAATTTACGCTGACCTTTCCGGGGCCAAACCGGGGGATAAAATGAAAGCCGGCGCTTATATAAGAAACTGGAACCTGGACCTGGGCGTGGATATGAACGACGCCTATATGTGGTAA